GCTATTTTTTAATGACATTGCTTTTTCATTGGCGATAGTAAATTCTATATCAAATTCATCTTCTAACAGTTCTTCAACAGACAATAACAAGTTAACTAAATCGACCGAGTCTAATGAGCTATTTTGACCATAAAGCGCAGTTTGTTCAGACTTTTCAATTAAGGTGCCATCTCGTACTGCATTGAGTTCGTCAATAGACCGATAAATCAATTGTTGTAGTTGTTTAATCTCAATAGCCATTATCTTTCCACTTTATTTAATCTAAAAACTGCTTTTTAATAACAAGCGCACAATTTAAAGCACCATCATCACCATATTTCGGCA
This genomic window from Saccharobesus litoralis contains:
- a CDS encoding acyl carrier protein — protein: MAIEIKQLQQLIYRSIDELNAVRDGTLIEKSEQTALYGQNSSLDSVDLVNLLLSVEELLEDEFDIEFTIANEKAMSLKNSPFKTVSTLSQYLAEELGG